CTGGCGTGCCGCGGCTTGAAGCGACTGAGAGGGCGAAGCAAGGCACACGGGCAGGGCCTCAGAAGGCCCTGACCTGAGGCCGGCCAACTTCCTCTCTGAGCCCATCCGGCATGCTagtgcccccccctcccgtccaccacccgcacggccgacgccgccgcttgTACCCTCGAGCAGCACCCTGGCCGCGGCCCGCGTTGGGTCGATGCGTGCAGCCCATATGAGTCTCCGTGTGGGGCTGATCAtggagcacgcgcgcgaggaaGGGATGAGAAGAGCCCGTTTGGCGCATGGCCCCGATGCAACGGCAGGATGGCTCGCCCGAGACGACGGGGGATGTAGCTGCAGTGCGACAGAGGTGGAtgagctgtggttgtgcgtgcgcatgcgttTGCCGGCGTGATCTCGTGGTGGGGCGACAAGTTAAGAAATTATTTAGAAAGGACGTTATCTCATCGTCATTTGtgtctctgcgtgcgcgtgcgtgtgttcgcCGATCGGATGCGCATCTTCTAGGACAGAGGAAAGGTACATAGAGCGGCGAAGAGGAGTCGGAATGCCGCGTCTGCTCCCCCGCCCTCACGCACGGAGCACGCaaccccctctcttccctctcaGCTTTGTACGTTGAGCACCACACAGAACGAGAAAACAGAAGACCACGCACACTACGCGACGGATGGGCGGCGTGGAGCGTGTCTGCTCTCCCCGTTCCCTGCTCCACACATGCGGCATGGGAATGTTACGAAAAGTGCCGTGTCGTACTCGTCGGTCACtctgcgccggcggcgagcCCCACCCCTCACACCCTCTGTCAACCTCATCTACCCCTGCTCGAGAGCAGAGGGGTTGCGCTCGGATTCCTCTCTCCGCTGCTTCTCGCTGTCTCTCTACGCCATGCAACCCTGATGTGCTGGATGCTACACCTCTCTCACCCCTTCCTCTCGCCtgtccttctctcgctctgtaCAGGACGGCTACTCAGCGCTGTACACCACGTCGCACAGCACCATCCACGTGCCTACATCGCGCGGACGGATCGACTAGATTCTGTTCGCGCCATGTCGCCCGAAGACTACGAAGAGAGTGGCGTCGCCTCTGATCGTGAGCGCGATGCGAGCGATGATTTCGAGGGGGACGACGAGGAATCCGCGTCCGACTccgcggaggagctgaagaCGCGTTCCTTACACCCCTCCGACAAGGAAGTGGTggaagaggacgaagaggaggactACGACGCCCTCGACGACGCACCCACGCCAAAACCGCTCCCGAAGACGATCAGCCTAATGCTGCCTCGGAAAGCGTCAGCGGGGGCGGTGTGTGAAccgacgcgcgtgcacgtgtgcctgACACGTGGCATGATTGGTCGACCTCTGGAACGCGGTGCACATACCaagcgcagcgacagcaatGGGGAAGACGAGAAGGGCGCTGTCTCGCCACTCACTccgcgggcggcggcagcagggaGAGGTGGCGCCGACGATGCCGACGATGCCGACGATGAAGCAGAAGATGAAGTGAGCAGTGCCGCGGCGACATTGCAAGGCTGCTGCGCAGACCATCACCACTACGAGACCGACTACGCGGCGCCCCTGGCGGCACTGCGGCGTCGCCTCATCCTTCGGCACCTTCATTCTGACCAAAAATCCCTGCAGCGCTTCCTGTTGTCCGAACGTGCACGCGACAAGCGGGCGCTTCAGTCACCccacggcgacgcagcagatggggaaggggaagggagcgACGGCAGTGGGGAGGCAGAAGAAGACAAcagcacccacccactcgAAACGGTGGTGTGGCCGTGGACGGCCGTGCAGAAACCTCCGCCGTACTGGCTTCCAGCTCTTCTATCCAACGACATTCACGCATTTCAGCGCGTTCTTCAAATCATGTACGGCTGGATCATTGCCCCAGACCCGCACCCATCCGaccagctgcagctcgaCGCGGCTGGGCAACTTTGCACCGCCACACCAGATACCAAGGCAGCAAgggatgacgaggacgccgaggatTCCGAGAAGGCAGACTTTTCCCTCGCCTCCGACGCCTTTGCTAGCGCGGGCAGTGAGGAGAAGAGCACCGACAGCGCGAATCGGGAAAGTCCGGCACCCGCACGGTGCACGTCGAAGAGCTTGCTCGGCGCCTTCAACGAGTGTGAGGCCGACGAAGAGCAGCGCCACTCGGACAAGGAGTCGCCGAACCAGCAGCCCGACCTGGCATCGCAGGATAGCTCCAGCTGCTCACGCGCGATGCAGAGCATTACCACAGCCCCACCACCTGTCGCCGCACTACCGTATTTCCCGTTCGCCGAGTACGAGTTTTACATCGTGTTCGACGAGGCTAGTGAGGAGTGGCACCTTCTGgacacgcacccgctcttCGTGATGGAGGCCTGTCGGCGCCGACGAGCAGAGCAGATGAGCCACGAAGGGGGCCAGCCGGAGGCCGAGACGGGGGACGGCACTGGCCTCGGCAGTGACGAGGAGACCGCGAGCGAGGCAGagagcgaagaagaagagggcgaggaaaAAGTGAAGGACAGCTGTCATGTCCCACGGTACGCACTGGACACCATAGTCCCCGTTAGCCCCGTCATTCTGGCAGCGCTCTTCTCCCCTGCTGCGTTGCGGTATTGTCTCCTGCAGCCTCTTCAGGCAGAGCCGCGCAATGAGGACGACTCTGATGAGGCAGAGGACCACGACGTGGACAAcaacgcggccgctgcagcgtctctgcGAAGTGTCTCCCCTCACGCTGTGCTGCGAACCTTTGACCACGCCTGGCTGTCTGTGGACATGACAGTTGCTCTCCCCATTTTGGCGACCATCTGCCGCGCCCGGCAACGTGTCCTGCAGCAGGATGCACTTCGAATTCCCTACGCACTCGGCAATTTGTGGATCGATGTGAACCCCCTCTACGCGCTGCCCGCCTTCGCCGACGTCGTCAATGCTGCCGGGGTCGATGAGGTGCGTCTCTGGAGAGCGCCGCCGGGGCAGCACCCggaagacgacgatgacgggGACAGCGATAGTGGCAAGGTTTCGGTATCCGGAAGCGCGATGAGGGCGGCAGAGCTGTGCTCCCCACACCGGTGGGGCACCGCACTGGACAGCATCGCTGACCCTGGCCACTACGGCCGCCTGGTGTTGAACGCTCTGTTAGATGCCGGCCTGCTCCCTACGCGGCCAGTAGAGCTGGCGATCTTCCATCACCTCAGTCTCTTGCGCCTggcgctgtggtggtggatgcGGTTGCCCCCGAAGCTGATTCAGAAGTGGGgtgtcgccgcagcagccgacggGCACGTCGCGGATGACAGTGCCGACAACAATGCCGGCTCGGCGGAAATGTCcgacgaggaggcagaggacgAGGGCGTCACCGATGAGGAGCTGAACGAGATGACGGTCAACGATGTCACCgagctcctcctgcagcgcgtcgagAACATGAACGACCGCGACGCCCGTTCGCGGAGGCTCCGCTTGCGCAAGTGGCACCCAACGGTGGTGTTTGCGCCGCTTCTTCAGCGTGTGCTGCTGGAACTGCAGAGGCGCCTCGATCGCATGAGCGCCGTGGACGCGCGCCGCGTGCCACTAGCCCCGTCGCAGTACACACTTCAGGAGAGCGTGGCGCGGACCTACGTCGCAGAGCAACTTGAGAGCGGGCATCTTCACCAGGACCCTCTCGTGACCGCTGCTTTTGTCGGTCTCGCCGGTCGcacccctgccgctgctcgcgaAGCGTCGACTGCGCCTGTGGCAGTGGGATCcgcacacgctgccgccgtacGTCATCAGCGGCTGTATCAGAGCGACCTCGTCCTGCTCCTGTTGGCCCTCACGACGACACCAGCACCTCTGCCCTCGCTTACCGCGACGATCCTCGACTTCGACGACCGATTCACCTCTGTTGTTGAGGAGAACGCCTGCGCGGCAGGAGAAGAGAATGTGAAAGAAGCACCGagcgacgacgtcgacgcCCACACCGCACTCTTCTCGCACCTGCTAGAGGTGAAGTCGATGCGGTTTGTGCGGCGCCCGCAAGACCGCACCCGCGCCGGGACCACCAAACTGCTTCTGCTCTGCGCTGTTGACTTCTGCCGTggtgcgacgcggcagcgtgTCTTTGCACACGTACCGCCGTTTGAGCTGTTCGGGAGCACCGGATATTGCCCTCTGTCTGATCTAGTCCAGGCGTGGTCGTGCAACTGCAGGACCGACCGCAACGGCAACCGCGCCAAGAAAGTGGCCACGGTGCAGCTGTTTGCTTATTATACGTGGAATGAGATTCGGTGGCGCCTGCGCAAGGGTCAGTACAGCGAAGCTGCGGTTGTGAAGatgcgtgcgcagctgccagAGCTTTTCGAGCTGATCGACTCTCACAGCAGCACCTACGACGCCATCCTCGCCCGCCTCGAcgcggaagcagcagcggacagcaaagccgacggcggcggcggtgacgggtCGACGAGCGCGTTGGGAACGGAAAGCCGCACCCCGTCCGCTGGTGCCTCGCTGCGTGCCTCTGGCAAGACAAACTATGATGCTGCATcctcgccggcggccgccgcacaGCCCCAAAGGCATCCCTTAATCAGCACTGAAGTGCTCCACGCCATCCGGGCGGAGGAGCGTGGGGAGGCCGacctctcccccacctcgGACTCACTGCCTCTCACGCTGGCTTACCCCAACGCCTACAGTGCGGATGTCCTCGAGTCGAAGGCGCGCGTCAACGCGCTCTGGCAGTCCTTCGCGGTTTCCTCGCATACCTACATGACCGCTGAGACGCTGCACACGTTGCTTTTTGGTGCGAATGCTCACCACAGCGGAGACGCGGCGGGGGTCGCCGTTGGTGCggctggcggcgctcgccGCTTTCACACGGCGGCTTTGAGGGTCATGTTCGAGAACGGCATCACGTCTGTGCAGGCGTGTCCACTGGATGGCCCAGAGACACCCGCCATcgaagaggcgctgcagcgggcggACCTGCCAGCAGTGAAAATTCTGCTAGGCCTAggcgccgcatcgctgcgAGACACCTACCGGAACGGTAGCGCAACGCTGCAGTCGTGTGCGGAGAAGTTATTTAATCCGGCCGAGATGGACGTCCTTCGCTTTGTGGCATGCAAGAACAAGCAGGTGACGCGGTCTGACCCGCGGCTGCATTTCGGCGCCCGTCgcttcggcagcgccgcgacgaACTCGTGAGACAGGAAATGCTGGCcgaagagaagggggcaCGCCGCTGGATGGCATGTTCTAGCCCCTGCGCTCCACCACTGCCCAAGCTCCCCTCGGGATGGGACAGGGGCGCAGAGGAAAGGACACAAAAGGCGGTGTCCGCGTTCGCGCGCTCTGCACCGCTGGGGCCCCCCTCCTACTTGGCGACCCATCTACTCCCCGACATTCTCTCCGGGTCTCCCGCTTTCTTCCCGGCGCACacaggtgcgtgcgtgcgtgctgctggtACGGCGGCCCGTTCTATCCCATGCACGCCTCCCCCGAGTGgcgcgtttgtgtgtgcataACCGTTGCGTCCGTCCTCGCCCGTCGCGTGTGTCCACCCCACCGTGGCCACCCTCCCCACGGTGCTCTTCCTCCGCAGCTTATGCACACAGGAAATCTCATCTGATGTACAATAAAAGACCCTTCACGTACTTGTTTCTCATGTTTCTGTGCTTTCCTTTCAGTACCGCCTCGTCCGACGCTCCCACCTGTACCATTCTCGGCTTCAGCGAGCCGGAGGGGAGACAAGGCGGGAAAGGGGCAGCTGTGATCACTACAATGGCATCTTCTCATGTATCCGCATCGGATGAAGTACAGCCAAAGGCAAACTGGGGCACTACCACGCAGTCGAACGCACGACGGCGCGCGAGAAGACAAGAAAATGATGCGTCGCTTTGACGGTGCTCACTGCAACGATAGCGACGACGTCTGTGTCGGCGTAGTCGTCGACGCTTCAAACCCCAAAGGTGTGCTCCAGCGCACATCCGTTCTCCCTTCTTCACCTCTgtcccacccctcccctccggTTCGCCGGTGCCGATTACGAAGGCCTGCGGCAtcacacaaaacaaaaaacaaaaacagaaaaacaGCCGCCACCCCTTCTCCCTACCTCACGCCGTACCTCTCTCATTCGGCGGCTGACTTTCGGCTGCACGTCTCACACTTTACGAAGGGACCTCCTCTCCGGAGGCACCAGCAGTCCCTCTCAGATTTACTcacagcgacacacacacgcgcagagtCCGTCGCAAGTACATCATGGACCAGGTAGATAGTACCGCGCCTCTCCTCCAGTTGAACCCAccggtgctggtgcgcacCACCCGCGGCGACTTGGGCGCCATCGACCTATATGCGCTTCGACGGGCCACCGCAGAGGCGGTCCTTGCCACCCCTGCAGCGACCAACTCTCCATACCCACCAAAtgccggcgccaccgcactGTCTTTCGCGGCGCGCAAGCTGCACGACGCCAAGCGTACGGCGCACGTGTACCGGCAGACACGCGACGCCACCGTGCCGACGACGCCTGGTGTGTCGCTTGGGCCGCTAGCGCAAGCGCAGACGCTCCATGCCAGTGGAAAGCCCAAAGGCGTGCTCGCTGGCAGTGCAAATTACAAGGAAACAGCCACCTacaccggcgctgccgccgcgacgggCAACTCTAGACATCGCCTGGCGGCAGACGTGCGACACAGTGTCGGCTCCGCTCCTCCATCACCGACTGCTGGGTCGGTGTCGAGCCGAGGAGCCGCTTCCCGCGCGCCTACGCCAGCCATTGCCACAGCGGCTGCGGTTTCTGCCGGTGTTCAGGGAGTGTCGATGAACATGTCGCACCTCATGCGGCACATCCAGGACACCGGGGCACTGCTTGACACTCTCTTCCCCATTCAGCAGcagtccgccgccgccgtccctCCTAGCTGTACTGTGTCTCCGAGCGGCGTAAGTGGCGACAGCGAAGCTGCCCAGGAGGACGCGGAGCAGCTGGTCTCTGTTCAGACAGTCTCGGCAGCGCCTGCGTTTCGCGAGGATGTCGTGGCGCTCCATGCTACACTGCAGAAGCGCCTCGAGGAGCGCCGCGCGCGGCCTACGGGCCTGTGCCCCATTCGGCGAGCACTCTATGTTGACCTGTTCTCAGAGCTTGTGCGCCAGATTACAGTCGAGGAACCGGCGCGGGGTCTGCTGCTGGCCCGCGTGCGAGAGGAAGCGGAACACGCCCTCCAGGTCCACGCTGCTTTGCTGCGCGAAGGCCAACGGTTTGCCGCCGGTAAGCTGATGCAGGACAAGCATGACGCACTCGTCCTGAAagagcgcatcgccgccctGCGTCAGGAAAAGGTGGCGTTAGAGGTACAGAAGCACGAGTTGCTGGAGACGCTGAAGGAAATGGAGCAGCGCTTCGAGGAGGAacggcagctgcgacgcaagcagcagcaggatgAGGTGAAGTACTTGCGGCACGCGAACCATCAGCTGAGCCTGCGACTGAAGATGGAGACGGAGCGAGAGTCGGCCGCGGCTGAGGTAGAGGGTAGCAGTgaggcagcgccagcgacgtCGTGAACTCAACCCTTTCTCTCGGGGATTCGTTTGGTGTGTTTGCTTCTATTTTCACTTGCATGTGCCCAACGATTcgcggtgtgtgcgcacgatacgggggagagaggagccgAGTGCACTCGGTAGTCGTTGACCCTAAaactcccccctccccctccccccccacacacacatatggCCGTACCCCTGttccctttctctccatGCGATGTAGAATAGAACGTcgtcttttttgttgttgcgtCTTGCTAGCGTTGCTGGTGGTTGTCGTCGCGGTGTTGGGTTCCTTTGCCGTTGATGCGATGCAACTTTGTTCTTGCCTCAGCGTATGTGTCCGTGTGCACGTCCATTTACCCTTGATGTACATGCTGCCGATCTTGCAACAACCCATtcctgccaccgccaccaccaccatcacccctTTCTCCATTCCTCCGCTTGCTGTGCGGACACGTctgtgaggaggaggaggagcgggatCGGCGTCCACGTTGCGGAGCCTCTCCAAAGTGAAGAGTCGCAGCGTGACGGAGTGTCTCCTCTCATGCGATGCGCGCTTAAACAGTGAAGCGAGAACGTTAAAAGCGAAATCAGCCAACAAAGAAAACGGGTGTCCACTCGTGAACGTCTCCTGTTCACGCTACGGGTACTTGTTTCTCCACGGGGATGAAGTGGTGCGGCAGTGCACCGTGGTGCAAGTATGCTTGCGTCAAGGTGCAGTTGTGGCATTCCTCTTACTCTTGTTGAGAGTGGCAGTCGAGAAAGTGGGGGAGCAACACGACCGGCGCACACTACTGGAGTTGCCTGCTCTCCGCCGTTGGGGAGGCGATGGCGTTCTATCGTCATTCAGCCCAAGCGAACTCGCCGAGCGAGAACCCTCGTTTGCATCCACAAGCGCCTCCCGCAGCTTCCTAGCGTGTGTGACGGCAAGTCTATTGCTatccccgccaccacccacacacccaccctGAGCCCCACCTCTGCGTCCCTgttctctttttctgcttCCGTCACGAGCTCGCCGCGATTCCCGTCACAGAGCTGAAAAGACCGCACCATCTGTGCGGTCGACAAGTCTTGCCATTGCTCTACGCGTGTGGGTGCATAGGGGTGGGGTGTGCACGAGGTAGCCCGCCTCAAATTTCTCCTCTCAGCCTTGGTGCGATCTCAGCAGGGAGAAGAGTGAAAAGGGCGGTCACAGGTACCTCTTAGAAGATCAcaaagaggggaggaagggtTCAGCGCTATGCAGGCAAGCGTCTACACCCCACAATCCTCTCCCACCCTCCTttcttccttccctcccaaAGTATCAGCCGATCCTATCAAACCTCTATCACCCTTACCTCACCGGTTGTCTCGCTCAGATATGCCCGGTAGTGGCAGTGTCGCGCGCTATCCCCTGGTGCGTgtgagaggaggggcagcgATGCTGTTCGCCGCCCTGATCAGCTCTcttccgccgccggcgcaggtggcgctTCGCAGAGTCCTTTTGGTCATCCCCGTCATGGCCGTAGCAAAGGTGCAGCGGGCTGCCGTATTGATGTTTGTGAGGCGGGTGCTTCTTCCCCTCCTCACCGACGCCTTCCCAGCAGTCTGTGGCGCCCTCGAAGGAGTCAAGCTTAATTCGTCATCCGCCACGCTGATCGCAGCGCTATCGCATGCCGTGACCGCCTACTCCCTCACGGAGAAGCTGATGAAGGCGGACCGGGCGGCCTCGCTCGCGTTTACGACGGGCACCACTGCGTGTCTCTTTAACGAAGAGGAACACCTTCGTCTCCTCCTGGGCGCTGTGGTGGACGCCGAAGCGCCATCACTGCCCTCAGCGCTGCTCAGCGCCCCGCGTCCTGCTCTGACTGCCGGTGCGCCGCGAATGTGTTCGGCGTTCTTTTCCACCACTACGCCCGTTGCATTGAAGGCTTACCTGCGCcatgtgcacgcgcgtcCAAGAGCCTCGCACGTTACCATTTTCGTGCCTGGGCTACTCACAGCCCCGTGGACCACGCACCTTATCCCCTTATTACGCGACCTCTTTTGCCGCCAGGGCACGGCAATCGTTGGGTACGACATCTGCGCTGACGCAGAGCACTACGACGTGGACCTGCGTCACTTGCGCGACCGGATCCGGCAGGAGCCTCGAAGCACAGCGGAATCGTCGGCGTTACCACCCGTGTCGAGCGCAGCGTCACCATTCGGTGTGTTGGTCCTCGCCAGCATTCGTGGCCGCCGCTTTCGCAATGGTGATAAGGCGTGCGTGTTCGCCAAGATGCATGGATGGCAGGTCGTGGAGCTGTGTTTGCCAACGTTGCCGTTGGATGCGGTGCATGAGTTGAACCCGCAGCGTCGTCCGCAGTGGCTGAGTGCGCGccaggtgcagcgcgccacgTCGTCTGTGCGGCCGGATGTGCGCCTCACCGCCTTCGACGATGCCGGCATGTACGGCGGGGCGGTCGTGGAGCTGTGCAGCGACGACAACGCTCTTCTACTGCACATGAAGCGTCAGTGTCAGCCAGGGCTGGTGGAAAGGCCGGTCGATGGCGCGGCCGGACAGGCAAAGGCGCGCAACttcccccgccccgccgcagcggtgacgCCGCGCAAGCTTCCATCCTCTGCTGTCAGCGCGACGCTCGGCGCGGCCTCCGGCGCCAGCGAGTTCATCACCAAGGTCTGGTGTCCATGGGCGCGCCGACTTTGCGCCGCCGTCTGGCGCGAGGCGAGCATGCTGCATCCGGGCGCGGTTACGGCGCAggaggccgtggcggcgctccgCCGCTTTCCCCTGCAGACGTCTCCGAAGGTGCCCccacgcgcgcaagcgcagctACGGCGGCTGTTGTCGCCCCGCAGAGGCGGTGTCAGCACGACCGACAACGACAGCGCGCCCGGCGACGCATCGCGCCACGTCTCCGCTAACACGCCAGTCGAGCAACGCACCACCTATATCAAGACCCCCCTCGCCGCCGTTTCGCTATTCGCCGAACCACAACCCCACGCTGCCTCACCAGTCGACGTCGGCAGCGACCGAGGAGATAAGGGATCTCTCACGGTGGCGAAGACCACGTCGCCTGCcagagcagcggccgcggctcTCATGGCGCCGGAGGAAGCACTCACGAACTGGGCAGTGGAGCGCCGGATCCGACTGCGATGGTCGTCGTTGCTCATGTCGCTAACTTttgccgctggcggcgcacctAGAGTGGCaagcgacgctgccgcggccgtcGGCACCTCTGCGGCgtatctctctctgtggtcCTTTGTCGCACAACTGCCGCCGTGGGTAGTGACTGTCTCGGCGGCGGACGATGGCGAAACCGCGCGTGGCGAACGCCGCAGCAGTTGCTGCGTCGAGGCCTTCGCCACAGCGCTCCTCGTGCGCGTCGCCTCCCCTCGAGCCGTCGCCAAGCTTCTTCGGGACGAAGCTCTAgtcgacgcggccgcggtgcggccgcgcgcaTGGGATTCCTTGGCGACCACACCGAATTCAACCGTGGAAGAGGCGCTCACGTTTGAGGATGCCGTTGTCTTTCCGGGATGTGACCAAGCAACTCGGCTGAGCGAGGAACTGCTGTACCTCCCGCTGTCACCGGAACTGCCCGTTAGCGCACGAGCTGCAATGCTGCGAGTCCTGTGGGACAAGGTGCCGCACGCCGGAGATGCCGCTAGTGCGTCTGTGCGCTCGAGCTGGCTCGAGCGTAGAAAGGCCACTGGTGCTTTATCAGCTCACGTGCAGGCAACAGTGAATTCCATTTACCAAATGCATCTTCCTCAAGCACAACGGAGGCTCGATGGCAAGGCGCTGTCCCCGGCGGCTAGCGCCGGCAACACTCTCCCCAACGGCATAGCACGGggccacagcggcggcaccgttgTGTCAGCGCAGGATGCAGAGAAAGTTCAGCAGTTCCTGTTCGACGTTGtacccgcctcctccgtaacgccgtcgctgtcggcaGGTGCGGCCCTCAAGTCTCTCGCGCAAACCCTTATCCCAGCGGTGATGTCAAACCTTTGAGGTtggcgcgagagagagagagagagagtcgggCGGAGCCGGCATGGTGcgtggatgcgctgcggctTTCACACCCTCCTTTCCCATTTGCCCTTCACTGCTCTGTTCTCCGCATTCCCTTcgttgcgtgtgtctgcgtcttTGGCGACCGCACACATCAGGAATGATGTTGGGGGCTCTTCACGATAAAACACCTCTCAAAGCACGACAGAGAGCGCAAGCCACTTGAAAGCGTCGCTTGTGTGGTGGGCAAGACGCAACCCAGCACACGCAACCGGCACCACGTCTCGTGGCCGAGCAACCACCGTCATtcccctcaccccaccccacccgcgcGTCTTCGCACTTCCCTTGCCCACGTAAGACACACATCACTTGCACTGCCGCGCTGTTGCACAGCTATCATCTTCCATATCCACCGTCAGAATAGCCATCTCCCTCCCTGCTCTGCTATGCTATGCTCTCCTCGTCGAGACCGCACTCATCGCCCTACACACGTCTCCTAGTCAAGTGGGTcaaaggaggagagcaccGTTGCCTCTGCGTGTTTGCGATCGTCCCCATCCACTCCGCAGGACGCGAACGGGCCGGCACGGCTGTTGCGGTGCCGTTCTTTTGggcctgcgcgcgtgtgtccagTAAGCCGCACGGCCTCACCTCTATCCCCCgatcccccctcccccgaccTCTCCCGTCATCACCTCATTCCTCCTGTTCGTTCTCTTTTCTTTGCTGGAAATTCACGCACAGATAAACACGCAACAATGGACTCGTACACCGATCTGCTGAATCTCAACTTCATGTACTCCCTGCGCACAGGGGACCTGTTGACAGACATGATGattgcggcgctgctgccgctcgtgTCAAGTGCGATTGTATACCTCACACGTACATGGTGGCCGCAGCTGGTGAATCGCGCCCTCTCCTACCTCTCCAAGGTCGACAGCACGAGTGCTACCTTCAAGATGCCAGAGAATGGCAGTGGGCTCTACTATGGCTACACCCTTCGTGTGGCGCTGTCGACGTATGTGACAAAGGTGCTGAAGCCTCGCTTTGACATAGCAGAGCTCAGGTACCTCTCAATTCCCGGGAAGGAGCTTCAGGATGCGGCGAACTACACCGAGGC
The DNA window shown above is from Leishmania major strain Friedlin complete genome, chromosome 33 and carries:
- a CDS encoding putative 33 kDa inner dynein arm light chain,axonemal, with amino-acid sequence MNMSHLMRHIQDTGALLDTLFPIQQQSAAAVPPSCTVSPSGVSGDSEAAQEDAEQLVSVQTVSAAPAFREDVVALHATLQKRLEERRARPTGLCPIRRALYVDLFSELVRQITVEEPARGLLLARVREEAEHALQVHAALLREGQRFAAGKLMQDKHDALVLKERIAALRQEKVALEVQKHELLETLKEMEQRFEEERQLRRKQQQDEVKYLRHANHQLSLRLKMETERESAAAEVEGSSEAAPATS